One Campylobacter pinnipediorum subsp. caledonicus genomic window carries:
- the murD gene encoding UDP-N-acetylmuramoyl-L-alanine--D-glutamate ligase, with protein MKKSIFGYANTTKAIAKSGGWDIYDDKFTSVSKDEFGNSLFPSSMFDETKSSFEITTPGISPNNHLIKKAKNLISEYDYFYDDMPFNVWISGTNGKTTTTKMTQHLLQSLGSVMGGNVGVALGDLDKNAKIWILETSSFTIHYTNKARPDIYILLPITPDHLSWHGSLKEYEDAKLKPLSMMSENSVAILPKKYANTKTLAHVVCYENEADLADFCKVKLDDINFKPPFLLDALLALCVQKILIDFSDVELLNRFVIEPNKLEEIVDNKGRIWVNDTKATNIDACIQAVKRYEEHKIHLILGGDDKGVDMNPVFKFLKGMDVVIYAIGSNTNKLIELSSQFGLECKKCNFLQNAVKEINENLKDDEIALLSPAAASLDQFKSYAHRGDEFKKFIKELNLL; from the coding sequence ATGAAAAAAAGTATTTTTGGTTATGCAAACACAACAAAAGCGATTGCAAAGAGTGGTGGATGGGATATTTATGATGATAAATTTACTAGCGTTTCAAAGGATGAGTTTGGCAATTCACTCTTTCCTTCAAGCATGTTTGATGAGACAAAAAGCTCTTTTGAAATAACAACACCTGGCATATCTCCGAACAATCATCTCATAAAAAAGGCAAAAAATTTAATAAGTGAATATGACTATTTTTATGATGATATGCCTTTTAATGTTTGGATTAGTGGGACTAATGGAAAGACTACAACCACAAAAATGACACAGCATTTACTTCAAAGCCTTGGTTCTGTTATGGGTGGAAATGTTGGCGTTGCTTTAGGGGATTTAGATAAAAATGCAAAAATTTGGATACTTGAAACAAGCTCTTTTACTATACACTATACAAATAAGGCCAGACCAGATATTTATATCCTTTTGCCAATCACTCCCGATCATCTATCTTGGCATGGAAGTTTAAAAGAATATGAAGATGCAAAGCTAAAACCACTTAGTATGATGAGCGAAAACTCAGTAGCCATACTTCCTAAAAAATATGCAAATACAAAGACCTTAGCTCATGTTGTTTGCTATGAAAATGAGGCTGATTTGGCTGATTTTTGTAAGGTAAAATTGGATGACATAAACTTTAAACCGCCTTTTTTACTTGATGCTTTGCTTGCACTTTGTGTGCAAAAAATATTGATTGATTTTTCAGATGTAGAGCTTTTAAATAGGTTTGTTATAGAGCCAAATAAGCTAGAAGAGATTGTTGATAATAAAGGTAGAATTTGGGTAAACGACACAAAGGCTACAAATATAGATGCTTGTATCCAAGCCGTTAAGAGATATGAAGAGCATAAAATTCATCTTATACTTGGTGGTGATGATAAGGGTGTGGATATGAATCCTGTATTTAAGTTTCTAAAAGGTATGGATGTTGTTATTTATGCTATTGGTTCAAATACCAATAAACTTATAGAGTTATCTTCGCAGTTTGGACTTGAGTGCAAAAAATGTAACTTTTTACAAAACGCTGTAAAAGAGATAAATGAAAATTTAAAAGATGATGAGATAGCTTTATTGTCTCCAGCCGCGGCTAGCTTGGATCAGTTTAAAAGCTATGCACATCGTGGAGATGAATTTAAAAAATTTATTAAAGAATTAAATTTGTTATAG
- a CDS encoding GDSL-type esterase/lipase family protein, whose translation MKIALNNKFISLIFLLFLYGCSTPNTPIKQQDILIDFGDKNINNISKKYKSMNQNTKFAIKFFGDSHIATDDLASAFRNALFKENSIGFGLPALPKYHLNKLLKYKTNNFEMINSQFDEFNDYPLCGVIAKSSTNQANIKLTLDEKINNKMIFEILYKSKQKGDVIEIKDTKNTSFKIQNSGNNRWQSKKFELIFPIEITALKKDVLIGGYKIYQKNGAKFADICGLNGAHMNLYQKWNNGAFFRDLSSIRYDIIIVAYGTNDSFNNNLNENIFYKNTKQLISLIKKSQPNTTILMLSPPTALKPKFKTVQKIIKKVAKEEKFLFYDIDLFMKLTGSKRKWIKQGLSKKDVHLTQKGYIKVGKEIARELKKIITR comes from the coding sequence ATGAAAATAGCTCTAAACAATAAATTTATATCGCTAATATTTTTACTATTTTTATATGGCTGTAGCACACCAAACACCCCTATAAAACAACAAGATATACTTATAGATTTTGGTGATAAAAACATAAATAATATATCTAAAAAATATAAAAGCATGAATCAAAATACAAAATTTGCAATAAAATTTTTTGGCGATTCACATATAGCAACCGATGATTTAGCGAGTGCTTTTAGAAATGCATTATTTAAAGAAAATAGTATTGGATTTGGTTTACCGGCACTACCAAAATATCATTTAAACAAACTACTAAAATACAAAACAAACAACTTTGAAATGATAAACTCTCAATTTGATGAATTTAATGATTATCCACTTTGTGGAGTCATTGCAAAATCAAGCACCAATCAAGCAAATATAAAGCTCACGCTAGATGAAAAAATAAATAACAAAATGATATTTGAAATTTTATACAAAAGCAAACAAAAAGGCGATGTGATAGAGATAAAAGACACAAAAAATACAAGCTTTAAGATACAAAATAGCGGAAATAATCGCTGGCAATCTAAAAAGTTCGAACTTATCTTTCCGATAGAAATCACAGCATTAAAAAAAGATGTATTGATAGGTGGTTACAAAATTTATCAAAAAAATGGGGCAAAATTTGCAGATATTTGCGGGCTAAATGGAGCCCATATGAATTTATATCAAAAATGGAATAATGGGGCGTTTTTTAGAGATTTAAGCTCGATTAGATACGATATCATCATAGTTGCATATGGGACAAATGATTCATTTAACAATAATTTAAATGAAAATATTTTCTATAAAAATACAAAACAGCTTATAAGCCTAATCAAAAAATCACAACCAAACACAACAATACTTATGTTGTCTCCGCCAACAGCACTAAAGCCAAAATTTAAAACTGTTCAAAAAATCATAAAAAAAGTAGCAAAAGAAGAGAAATTCCTTTTTTACGATATTGATTTATTTATGAAATTAACCGGTTCAAAAAGAAAATGGATAAAGCAAGGATTGTCCAAAAAAGATGTTCATCTAACACAAAAAGGATATATAAAAGTAGGAAAAGAGATAGCAAGAGAGCTTAAAAAAATAATAACCAGATAA
- a CDS encoding DUF459 domain-containing protein, protein MQDPLSMYLEQKYNSDFGIKKLKEIKIANKGIEFYDFLKFKFAGQEKYKPQEEYIPEPIKITNIIKQEIKKNQKQKNDQNKTKIVVKKAKQIRLKAGDEILFIGDSIMQNIAIGSRKLFAKNGIKIIDISKHSTGLVNKKYYNWEEKTSIALENNNKIKLLIALFGANDSWGRSIRGRYREFNTKEWNDFYKNRISEIYQIAKKHNVEVLWLGVPCMKKDDFNEKMNSLNVLFSNLSKNYDETYLDVKNIICTNEIYTTHLKNDNNETVKIRANDGIHISIAGGRIIAKTIFSKIKIDENSSKQ, encoded by the coding sequence ATGCAAGACCCGCTTAGTATGTATTTAGAACAAAAATATAATAGCGACTTTGGGATAAAAAAATTAAAAGAGATAAAAATTGCAAACAAAGGCATAGAATTTTATGACTTTTTGAAATTTAAATTCGCAGGACAAGAAAAATATAAACCACAAGAAGAGTATATTCCTGAGCCAATTAAAATAACAAATATTATAAAACAAGAAATCAAAAAAAATCAAAAACAAAAAAATGACCAAAACAAAACTAAAATCGTAGTAAAAAAAGCAAAACAGATAAGATTAAAAGCTGGAGATGAAATTTTATTTATAGGTGATTCTATAATGCAAAATATTGCAATTGGTTCTAGAAAATTATTTGCAAAAAATGGCATAAAAATAATAGATATAAGCAAACATAGCACTGGCCTAGTGAATAAAAAATATTACAACTGGGAAGAAAAAACATCCATAGCTCTTGAAAATAACAATAAAATTAAGTTATTAATCGCATTATTTGGAGCAAATGACTCATGGGGACGAAGCATTCGTGGAAGATATAGAGAATTTAACACAAAAGAATGGAATGATTTTTATAAAAATAGAATATCAGAAATTTATCAAATAGCTAAAAAACATAATGTTGAGGTTTTATGGCTCGGTGTTCCTTGTATGAAAAAAGATGATTTTAATGAAAAAATGAACTCATTAAATGTTTTATTTTCAAATTTAAGCAAAAATTACGATGAAACCTACCTTGATGTAAAAAACATAATTTGCACCAATGAAATTTATACCACACATTTAAAAAATGATAACAATGAAACAGTAAAAATAAGAGCAAATGATGGTATTCATATAAGCATAGCAGGTGGAAGAATAATAGCTAAAACGATTTTTAGCAAGATCAAGATAGATGAAAATAGCTCTAAACAATAA
- a CDS encoding MBOAT family O-acyltransferase yields the protein MKFDFLAKNLDIALPIGISFYTFSSITYLVGIYKKEQEVAEFIPLACYLSFFATLLAGPIAKSNFMIPQFCKTRKFENIDLIITLVILGITKKALIANYLNIQVSAVFSDPHSFNALEIITAVYLYGAWLYCDFSGYVDIVTAMALSIGFYLPINFNMPHIAVNLKDFWKRWHISLSNFIKENIYIPLGGNKNGFLETQINLIIAFALSGIWHGVGINFLIWGLLHGFGIMFLNILQKAKINISEKLPLFSMCITYTFVSITWIFFDRNDFDEAFNILNLMFNNENKIMLNDVILFVALCVLFLFYPFLKNLKDIIRGFLRATPTILKPFVLAIFFVFIFAIMPDGIPDFIYSSF from the coding sequence TTGAAATTTGATTTTTTAGCAAAAAATTTGGATATCGCGCTACCAATAGGTATATCATTTTATACATTTTCATCTATAACATATCTGGTTGGAATATATAAAAAAGAACAAGAAGTTGCTGAGTTTATACCACTTGCATGCTACTTATCATTTTTTGCAACACTATTAGCTGGTCCTATTGCAAAAAGTAATTTTATGATACCCCAATTTTGTAAAACAAGAAAATTTGAGAATATAGACCTTATTATAACACTAGTTATATTGGGTATAACCAAAAAAGCTCTTATTGCAAACTACCTAAATATACAAGTAAGTGCTGTTTTTTCAGACCCGCATAGCTTTAATGCCTTAGAAATTATAACAGCTGTATATTTATATGGAGCATGGTTGTATTGTGATTTTAGCGGATATGTAGACATAGTAACAGCTATGGCTTTATCAATAGGTTTTTATCTTCCTATAAATTTCAATATGCCACATATTGCTGTAAATTTAAAAGATTTTTGGAAAAGGTGGCATATAAGCCTTTCAAATTTCATTAAAGAAAATATCTATATACCTTTAGGTGGCAACAAAAATGGATTTTTAGAAACACAGATAAATCTAATAATAGCATTTGCTTTATCTGGAATTTGGCACGGGGTTGGGATAAATTTCTTGATATGGGGACTACTTCATGGATTTGGAATTATGTTTTTAAACATTTTGCAAAAAGCAAAAATAAACATATCAGAAAAACTACCTTTATTTTCAATGTGTATAACATATACATTTGTTAGTATAACTTGGATATTTTTTGATAGAAATGATTTTGATGAAGCATTTAATATCTTGAATTTGATGTTTAACAATGAAAACAAAATTATGCTAAATGATGTAATTTTGTTTGTAGCTTTATGCGTATTGTTTTTATTCTATCCTTTTTTGAAGAATTTAAAAGATATTATAAGGGGATTTTTAAGGGCGACTCCAACTATACTCAAACCATTTGTTTTAGCTATATTTTTTGTATTTATATTTGCTATAATGCCAGATGGTATACCTGATTTTATATATTCGAGTTTTTGA
- the aspS gene encoding aspartate--tRNA ligase — protein MRSHYCAELNKDDIGKEVTLCGWVNTYRDHGGVIFLDLRDRTGLIQLVCDPTDSKDAHEVASRVRDEYVLKIKGKIRARGEGLVNPKLKTGEIEVVVSELEIENPSEALPFMIGDENVNEDIRLKYRFLDLRNERLQNIFKLRSKAAIAARNSLDKMGFTEFETPILTRATPEGARDYLVPSRVYPGQFYALPQSPQLFKQLLMCSGFDKYFQIAKCFRDEDLRADRQPEFTQIDVEMSFCEQEDIIKMAEEMLKDIFQACGYDIKTPFRRMSYKEATEKYGSDKPDLRYDLAMVDVVDIFERSTNEIFSSIAKDPKRNRIKALKVPNGDNIFSKREMNRFEEFVRKFGAQGLGYFQMKEEGLKGPLCKFFSDEDLNEIISRCDLKVGDVVFFGAGRKKTVLDYMGRFRIFLAEQMGIIDQDKMEFLWVLDFPMFEQNDDGSYSAMHHPFTMPKNIDEEDLEDILSIAHDVVLNGFELGGGSVRIHKNDVQQKVFKLLGIEEEEQREKFGFLLDALSFGAPPHGGIAIGFDRLIMLATKSTSIRDVIAFPKTQRAQCPLTKAPSAPSNEQMRELGLRLREKEK, from the coding sequence ATGAGAAGTCATTATTGCGCCGAACTTAACAAAGATGATATTGGAAAAGAGGTTACTCTTTGCGGTTGGGTAAATACCTATAGAGATCATGGTGGTGTTATATTTTTAGATCTTCGTGACAGAACAGGTTTGATACAACTTGTTTGCGATCCAACAGATAGTAAAGATGCTCATGAGGTAGCTTCAAGGGTTCGTGATGAGTATGTTTTAAAGATAAAGGGTAAGATAAGAGCAAGAGGCGAAGGACTTGTAAATCCTAAATTAAAAACAGGTGAAATAGAGGTTGTTGTTAGTGAGCTTGAGATAGAAAATCCAAGTGAAGCACTACCTTTTATGATAGGTGATGAAAATGTAAACGAGGATATAAGGTTAAAATATAGATTTTTAGACCTTAGAAATGAGCGTTTGCAAAATATATTCAAGCTTCGTTCAAAAGCCGCTATTGCTGCTAGAAATTCTTTGGATAAAATGGGCTTTACTGAGTTTGAAACACCAATTTTAACCCGTGCTACACCTGAAGGCGCAAGGGATTATTTGGTTCCTAGTCGTGTTTATCCGGGTCAGTTTTATGCACTTCCTCAAAGCCCTCAGCTTTTCAAGCAGCTTTTGATGTGTTCAGGTTTTGATAAATATTTTCAGATAGCAAAGTGTTTTAGAGATGAAGATTTAAGAGCTGACAGACAGCCTGAATTTACCCAAATAGATGTTGAGATGAGCTTTTGTGAACAAGAAGATATTATAAAAATGGCAGAAGAGATGCTAAAAGATATTTTCCAAGCTTGTGGTTATGATATCAAAACACCTTTTCGCCGCATGAGCTACAAAGAAGCTACTGAAAAATATGGCTCAGACAAGCCTGATTTGCGTTATGATTTGGCTATGGTTGATGTCGTTGATATATTTGAAAGATCTACAAATGAAATTTTTAGCTCAATCGCAAAAGATCCTAAGAGAAATCGCATAAAAGCACTTAAGGTTCCAAATGGCGACAATATTTTCAGCAAAAGAGAGATGAATAGATTTGAAGAGTTTGTTAGAAAATTTGGAGCACAAGGTCTTGGATATTTCCAAATGAAAGAAGAGGGTCTTAAAGGACCACTTTGTAAATTCTTTAGTGATGAAGATTTAAATGAAATTATCTCAAGATGTGATTTGAAAGTCGGTGATGTTGTATTCTTTGGTGCTGGACGTAAGAAAACCGTTCTTGATTATATGGGTAGATTTAGAATCTTCTTAGCAGAGCAAATGGGTATTATAGATCAAGATAAGATGGAATTTTTATGGGTTCTTGATTTCCCTATGTTTGAACAAAACGATGATGGCTCGTATTCAGCAATGCACCACCCATTCACAATGCCAAAAAATATAGATGAAGAAGATCTTGAAGATATACTTTCTATAGCTCACGATGTTGTTTTAAATGGCTTTGAGCTTGGCGGTGGTAGTGTTAGAATACATAAAAATGATGTTCAACAAAAAGTATTTAAATTGCTTGGAATTGAAGAGGAAGAGCAAAGAGAAAAATTTGGATTTTTACTAGATGCACTTAGTTTTGGAGCGCCACCACACGGGGGTATAGCTATAGGTTTTGATAGACTTATAATGCTTGCTACAAAATCAACAAGTATTCGTGATGTTATAGCTTTCCCAAAAACACAACGTGCTCAATGTCCTTTAACAAAAGCGCCTAGCGCACCGAGCAATGAACAAATGAGAGAGCTTGGACTACGTTTAAGAGAAAAAGAAAAATAA
- a CDS encoding adenylate kinase: MKSLFLIIGAPGSGKTTDADLIAKNDESFAHFSTGDLLRAEVASGSELGKTIDGFISKGNLVPLDVVVNAIISAIKGSDKKNIIIDGYPRSVEQMNELDKVLAAQNEIVLKSVIEVDVSEDVARERVLGRARGADDNNEVFNNRMKVYLEPITAIRDFYKNKNLLHVINGERTIDEIVSDMSEFIKRVLSK; this comes from the coding sequence ATGAAAAGTTTATTTTTAATTATTGGCGCACCTGGTAGCGGTAAGACAACTGACGCTGATTTGATTGCAAAAAATGATGAATCTTTTGCACATTTTTCAACAGGTGATCTGCTTCGTGCAGAGGTTGCAAGTGGTAGCGAACTCGGTAAGACAATAGATGGCTTTATATCAAAAGGAAATTTGGTTCCATTAGATGTTGTTGTAAATGCCATTATATCAGCTATAAAGGGTTCTGATAAGAAAAATATAATCATCGATGGTTACCCAAGAAGTGTAGAGCAAATGAATGAGCTTGATAAAGTTTTGGCTGCTCAAAACGAGATAGTTTTAAAAAGCGTTATAGAGGTTGATGTAAGCGAAGATGTAGCTAGAGAGCGTGTTCTTGGTCGTGCAAGAGGCGCTGATGATAATAATGAAGTATTTAACAACAGAATGAAAGTATATCTAGAGCCAATTACCGCAATAAGAGATTTTTATAAGAATAAAAATTTATTGCATGTTATAAATGGCGAAAGAACGATAGATGAAATCGTTTCCGATATGTCTGAATTTATTAAAAGAGTTTTAAGTAAGTAG
- a CDS encoding methylated-DNA--[protein]-cysteine S-methyltransferase codes for MTATYKQIAQNIGHKNAFRAVGNANATNKIPIIIPCHRVVGVNSLGGYSGGDGITTKEFLLNIEQKYRLR; via the coding sequence ATGACCGCAACTTACAAGCAAATAGCACAAAATATAGGGCATAAGAACGCATTTCGTGCTGTTGGAAATGCAAATGCAACAAATAAAATACCAATAATCATACCCTGTCATAGAGTTGTTGGTGTAAATAGTCTTGGCGGATACTCTGGTGGAGATGGAATAACAACAAAAGAATTTTTACTAAATATTGAACAAAAATATAGACTTAGATAG
- a CDS encoding bifunctional aconitate hydratase 2/2-methylisocitrate dehydratase translates to MSFFDDYNKHKHERELLGIDPLPLDEKQINDVISLLKQNHEKSQDLLFLLKNRVLPGVDITSKIKAEFLNEILNHDLKIACIDKEKAVKMLGTMLGGYNVVVLIATLLNNDEKLAKLACDELKHTIFVHGYFDEIVSLSKTNKYALEVLKSWANAEWFLSKEKLQDSIKAVVFKVDGETNTDDLSPASEAFTRSDIPLHANAMLVKKVPDFLEQISKLKELNLPIVYVGDVVGTGSSRKSGINSIQWHFGKNINGIPNKKTGGIVIGSSIAPIFFNTAEDSGALPIVVNVDKLNTGDVIEILPYEGKILKNDSVVAEFSLDPVSIIDEFRAGGRTTLMIGKSLFEKSRKVLGIEEESDIFIKIKNEKQDDTGYTLAQKMVGKACGVEGVRAGEYCEPTVLTVGSQDTTGPMTRDEIKELASLSFGADFVLQSFCHTAAYPKPSDAILHKTLPSFISSRGGVSLKPGDGVIHSWLNRMVLPDTVGTGGDSHTRFPIGISFPAGSGLVAFASVLGIMPLNMPKSVLVRFSGSLQEGITLRDLVNAIPYYAIKQGLLTVEKKNKKNIFAGKIIEIEGLNTLKVEQAFELSDASAERSAAACVVALDKEPVIEYISSNIALIDSMIKSGYQDKDTLMRRKQKMQEWLDNPELLKADDDAKYECVIDINLDELKEPIVACPNDPDDVATLSEVLADEKRPKNIDEVFVGSCMTNIGHYRALGEILKDMGQIPTRLWVVPPTKMDKDKLTEEGYYSIFGASGARIEVPGCSLCMGNQARVADGAVVFSTSTRNFDNRMGMGAKVYLGSAELAAVCAILGKIPNKDEYLQIVNKKINGKEKDVYRYLNFDQLSDFIV, encoded by the coding sequence ATGAGTTTTTTTGATGATTATAATAAGCACAAACACGAACGCGAGTTATTAGGCATAGACCCTTTACCGCTTGATGAAAAACAGATAAATGATGTTATATCTTTACTAAAACAAAATCACGAAAAATCTCAAGATTTATTATTTTTGCTTAAAAATAGAGTTTTGCCCGGAGTTGATATTACATCAAAGATAAAAGCCGAGTTTTTAAATGAAATTTTAAATCACGACCTAAAAATAGCCTGTATAGATAAAGAAAAAGCTGTTAAAATGCTAGGCACTATGCTTGGGGGATACAATGTTGTTGTGCTTATAGCAACTCTTTTAAATAACGATGAAAAGCTTGCAAAATTGGCTTGTGATGAGCTAAAGCATACTATTTTTGTTCACGGATATTTTGATGAGATAGTAAGTTTGAGTAAGACAAATAAATACGCCCTTGAAGTTTTAAAATCTTGGGCAAATGCTGAGTGGTTTTTGTCAAAAGAAAAATTGCAAGATAGTATAAAAGCTGTTGTTTTTAAGGTTGATGGCGAGACAAATACAGATGATTTAAGCCCAGCAAGCGAAGCATTTACTCGTTCTGACATACCATTGCATGCAAATGCTATGCTTGTTAAAAAGGTTCCTGATTTTTTAGAACAAATATCCAAGCTTAAAGAGCTAAATTTACCTATAGTTTATGTTGGAGATGTTGTTGGAACCGGAAGTAGTAGAAAAAGCGGTATTAACTCTATTCAATGGCATTTTGGCAAAAATATAAATGGCATTCCAAATAAAAAAACAGGCGGTATTGTTATAGGGTCTAGCATTGCGCCTATATTTTTTAACACAGCAGAAGATAGCGGCGCTTTGCCTATTGTTGTAAATGTTGATAAATTAAATACTGGCGATGTGATAGAAATACTTCCTTATGAAGGTAAAATTTTAAAAAATGATAGTGTTGTTGCTGAGTTTTCGCTTGATCCTGTAAGTATTATTGATGAGTTTAGGGCAGGTGGACGAACTACTCTTATGATAGGAAAAAGTCTCTTTGAAAAATCAAGAAAAGTGCTTGGCATAGAAGAAGAAAGCGATATTTTTATCAAAATAAAAAACGAAAAACAAGATGATACCGGCTATACATTGGCACAAAAGATGGTTGGTAAAGCTTGTGGTGTTGAGGGTGTTAGAGCTGGGGAGTATTGTGAGCCAACTGTCTTGACTGTGGGTTCTCAGGATACTACCGGTCCTATGACAAGAGATGAGATAAAAGAGCTTGCTAGCTTGAGCTTTGGGGCTGATTTTGTTTTGCAAAGTTTTTGTCATACAGCCGCATATCCAAAACCTAGCGATGCCATCTTGCATAAGACTTTGCCATCTTTTATAAGTTCAAGAGGCGGTGTTAGTCTAAAGCCAGGTGATGGAGTTATACACTCTTGGTTAAACAGAATGGTTCTTCCTGATACCGTAGGGACAGGTGGCGATAGCCATACTCGCTTCCCAATAGGTATAAGTTTTCCTGCTGGTAGTGGTCTTGTTGCTTTTGCCTCTGTTTTGGGAATAATGCCGCTTAATATGCCAAAAAGTGTTTTGGTTCGTTTTTCTGGCTCTCTTCAAGAGGGTATAACTTTAAGGGATTTGGTAAATGCAATACCTTATTATGCGATAAAGCAAGGGTTACTTACGGTTGAGAAAAAAAATAAAAAAAATATTTTTGCCGGTAAGATTATAGAGATAGAAGGGCTTAATACACTAAAGGTAGAACAAGCTTTTGAACTTAGCGATGCTTCTGCTGAAAGAAGTGCGGCGGCTTGTGTTGTTGCGCTTGATAAAGAGCCTGTGATAGAATATATATCATCAAATATAGCACTTATTGATTCTATGATAAAATCAGGTTATCAAGATAAAGATACTCTAATGCGTCGCAAGCAAAAGATGCAAGAGTGGCTTGATAATCCCGAGCTTTTAAAAGCTGACGATGATGCAAAATATGAATGCGTGATTGATATAAATTTAGATGAATTAAAAGAGCCTATAGTTGCTTGTCCGAACGACCCTGATGATGTTGCGACTTTAAGCGAGGTTTTGGCTGATGAAAAAAGACCAAAAAATATAGATGAGGTTTTTGTTGGAAGTTGTATGACAAATATAGGTCATTATAGAGCTCTTGGTGAGATTTTAAAAGATATGGGTCAAATTCCTACAAGGCTTTGGGTTGTTCCACCTACTAAGATGGATAAGGATAAACTCACAGAGGAGGGGTATTACTCTATATTTGGTGCAAGTGGTGCTAGGATAGAAGTTCCTGGTTGCTCGCTTTGTATGGGAAATCAAGCAAGAGTTGCCGATGGCGCTGTTGTCTTTTCAACATCTACTAGAAATTTTGATAATAGAATGGGTATGGGAGCAAAAGTTTATCTTGGAAGTGCTGAATTAGCCGCCGTTTGTGCTATTTTGGGAAAAATTCCAAATAAAGATGAGTATTTACAAATCGTAAATAAAAAAATAAATGGCAAAGAAAAAGATGTTTATAGGTATCTAAATTTTGACCAGCTAAGCGATTTTATCGTTTAA
- a CDS encoding ankyrin repeat domain-containing protein — MKKLLFTMFLIVRVWLFADTTCADLKNNSNSFFKTNPSTFSNFNDSLFECDGSIFNLKDIQNLLKVSKQIRGDNINCVGSNEYFEKLNKFKFTILKASFSPYMYAKTLPDIETADIVREKQRGYFRYWAHQAFYNFYKFKEFWNIFNQAQTPLVKFYEDKGFKTMEAAYFATAVLSEFLNYSVGSYANLSDVDIDISKEQKLLSERADISKIMSILYSKNWESFELNQILNTALLYNKEIEILNEIIKRGANLESGDESAIFFALNNLHNVEFLIKNGADVNHKNSFGKSPIFYAVELKNPSLVKLLIKNGADVNDTYIDQNTKTATLGLGSSLPFYINMCALEHTKRTLFMHASANSNPEILRILVDNGAIINDIDELGFNAMDYAKMTSNVENIEFLKSLGVMSEGY; from the coding sequence TTGAAAAAGTTACTTTTTACTATGTTTTTGATTGTTCGAGTTTGGCTTTTTGCTGATACAACTTGTGCTGATTTAAAAAATAATTCAAACAGTTTTTTTAAAACCAATCCAAGTACTTTTTCAAATTTTAATGATTCTTTATTTGAATGTGATGGTTCAATTTTTAATTTAAAAGATATTCAAAATCTCCTAAAAGTAAGCAAACAAATAAGGGGCGATAATATTAATTGCGTTGGTTCAAACGAATATTTTGAAAAACTTAATAAATTTAAATTTACTATCCTAAAAGCCTCTTTTTCTCCATATATGTATGCAAAAACATTACCAGATATAGAAACTGCTGATATTGTAAGGGAAAAACAAAGGGGGTATTTTAGGTATTGGGCTCATCAAGCATTTTATAATTTTTATAAATTTAAAGAATTTTGGAATATTTTTAACCAAGCTCAAACCCCACTTGTGAAATTTTATGAAGATAAGGGTTTTAAAACAATGGAAGCTGCATATTTTGCAACCGCTGTTTTAAGCGAGTTTTTAAACTATTCTGTTGGTAGTTACGCTAATTTATCAGATGTTGATATAGATATTTCAAAAGAGCAAAAGCTTTTAAGTGAACGAGCTGATATTTCTAAAATTATGTCTATTTTATATTCTAAAAATTGGGAGAGTTTTGAGCTAAACCAAATTTTAAATACAGCACTTTTGTATAATAAAGAGATAGAAATTTTAAATGAGATCATTAAGCGTGGAGCCAATTTAGAATCAGGTGATGAGAGTGCTATATTTTTCGCATTAAATAATTTGCATAATGTTGAGTTTTTGATAAAAAATGGTGCAGATGTAAATCATAAAAATTCTTTTGGCAAAAGTCCTATTTTCTATGCGGTTGAACTAAAAAATCCATCTTTGGTAAAATTGCTTATAAAAAATGGTGCAGATGTAAATGATACCTATATAGACCAAAACACCAAAACAGCTACGCTAGGACTTGGTAGCTCTTTACCGTTTTATATAAATATGTGTGCGTTAGAGCATACAAAAAGAACTCTTTTTATGCACGCTTCAGCAAATTCAAATCCTGAAATATTGCGTATTTTGGTAGATAATGGTGCTATTATAAATGATATAGATGAGCTTGGTTTTAATGCTATGGATTATGCTAAAATGACTTCCAATGTAGAAAATATTGAGTTTTTAAAATCATTAGGTGTTATGTCAGAAGGTTATTGA